The proteins below are encoded in one region of Cytophagales bacterium:
- a CDS encoding Crp/Fnr family transcriptional regulator: MKIDIKKFDFESDKILSSLLPAEKELFLKHTEELLFKKGKLVFYEGGIPTGVFLVESGRAKIYKTGLDGKDQIFYIYKAGDLFGYHALLCDEHYEDSCEALEKCRISFISKANFNQLLRDIPRLNQLLIQNMSHEFGVLVNTITVLAQKPLRERLALYLLILDERYQGQDGNILLPREDLANIIGTARESLGRLLKEFKEGSLIEVDNKIIRITNAPKLLKIASSEYF, from the coding sequence TTGAAGATCGACATTAAAAAGTTTGATTTCGAAAGCGATAAAATCCTTTCTTCTCTGCTCCCTGCTGAAAAAGAGCTTTTTCTGAAACATACTGAAGAACTCCTCTTCAAAAAAGGTAAGCTAGTCTTTTATGAAGGCGGAATTCCCACAGGTGTATTTCTAGTGGAAAGCGGTCGGGCAAAAATCTACAAGACGGGTTTGGACGGTAAAGATCAAATATTCTATATCTACAAGGCCGGAGACCTTTTTGGATATCATGCACTTCTATGCGACGAACATTATGAAGATTCTTGCGAAGCTTTGGAAAAATGCAGAATATCATTCATCAGCAAAGCCAATTTCAATCAATTGCTGAGAGACATTCCTCGCCTCAATCAATTGCTCATCCAAAACATGAGTCATGAATTTGGAGTGCTGGTAAACACCATAACGGTCCTTGCACAGAAACCACTTCGCGAACGACTGGCATTGTATCTTCTGATTTTGGATGAAAGGTACCAGGGGCAGGATGGAAATATTTTACTCCCTCGAGAAGATCTGGCAAACATTATTGGTACTGCAAGAGAGAGCTTAGGTCGCTTACTCAAAGAATTTAAAGAGGGATCATTAATCGAAGTGGACAATAAAATCATCCGCATTACTAATGCTCCCAAACTGTTGAAAATCGCCAGTTCGGAATACTTTTAG
- a CDS encoding Fur family transcriptional regulator yields MRNDEEYKKVLRSHGLKVTDCRLDVFNFLFEKNRTMFRSDMEKQFPQHDRATIYRTLLSFLESGIVHKVPSESGIASYGLCHDTCSPDHHDHNHVHFKCNNCGKTECLDNMTIPSISLPEGYQVKDTNMIIEGICEDCVKSS; encoded by the coding sequence GTGCGAAATGACGAGGAATACAAAAAGGTTTTACGTTCTCACGGGCTGAAAGTCACTGATTGTAGATTGGATGTATTTAATTTCCTGTTCGAGAAAAATAGAACAATGTTTCGTAGTGACATGGAGAAGCAATTTCCTCAACATGATCGGGCTACTATCTATCGAACGCTGCTCAGCTTTCTGGAATCAGGGATAGTACATAAAGTGCCTTCGGAATCAGGTATTGCGAGCTATGGCCTTTGTCATGACACCTGTTCACCAGATCATCATGATCACAACCATGTTCATTTCAAGTGTAACAATTGTGGTAAGACAGAATGCCTGGATAACATGACCATACCTTCTATTTCCTTACCAGAGGGCTATCAGGTCAAGGATACCAATATGATAATTGAGGGGATTTGTGAGGATTGTGTTAAAAGTTCCTAA